Proteins from a genomic interval of Liolophura sinensis isolate JHLJ2023 chromosome 3, CUHK_Ljap_v2, whole genome shotgun sequence:
- the LOC135463686 gene encoding 60S ribosomal export protein NMD3-like has protein sequence MEYVPETNRNVIGFILCCECGTQIEPNPTNMCVGCVRTRVDITEGIPKQAVLYFCRNCERYLQPPAQWVPAQLESRELLGVCLKKLKGLNKVNLIDAGFVWTEPHSKRIKVKLTVQKEVLNGAVLQQVFVVEFTVNFHMCDDCHRVEAKDFWRAVVQVRQKTTHKKTFFYLEQLILKHSAHLNTVNIKPVHGGLDFYYAAKQDARKLVDFLLSAVPCKYQVAQELVSHDVHNNTFNYKNTFSVEIVPICKDNIVCLPKKLAQSLGSISRLCICLRVAQTIQLIDPNTLQMAEMSGANFWRTPFVSLCSPKEMTEYMVMQVDPVPEKEKPHRAHASTKHVLADLWVARMSDLGSNDQQYYCRTHLGHLLNAGDIVLGFDLINSNLNHPQLEQMRADKLPDVIIVKKVFDRSQRIKRRKWKLKHLDSNLQMETASTERDYTDFLEDLEEDPAFRQHVNIYKDELKIAVDTDDTDDEGAPQISLQEMLDDLHIGGDATGEAGAEMTE, from the exons ATGGAATACGTGCCGGAGACAAACCGAAATGTCATCGGTTTCAT TCTGTGTTGTGAGTGCGGAACACAGATTGAGCCGAACCCAACCAACATGTGCGTGGGTTGTGTGAGGACCAGAGTGGACATAACAGAAGGAATTCCGAAACAGGCAGTTCTGTACTTTTGCAGAAATTGTGAGAG GTATCTACAACCTCCGGCACAATGGGTGCCTGCTCAACTGGAGTCACGAGAACTCCTCGGCGTCTGTCTTAAGAAACTGAAAGGACTGAATAAG GTCAATTTGATAGATGCTGGATTTGTGTGGACAGAGCCTCATTCGAAGAGGATCAAAGTGAAACTGACTGTCCAAAAAGAG GTGCTGAATGGTGCAGTCCTCCAACAGGTGTTTGTCGTTGAGTTCACGGTGAATTTTCACATGTGCGATGACTGTCATCGTGTCGAGGCCAAGGACTTCTGGCGGGCTGTCGTTCAAGTCAGACAAAAG ACAACTCATAAGAAGACTTTCTTCTACCTTGAACAGTTGATTCTGAAACACAGCGCACATCTGAACACCGTTAACATCAAGCCAGTTCATG GGGGTTTGGACTTTTACTATGCAGCCAAACAAGATGCCAGAAAACTTGTTGATTTCTTGTTGTCAGCTGTGCCTTGCAA ATATCAGGTGGCCCAGGAGCTGGTGTCCCATGATGTCCACAACAACACGTTTAACTACAAGAACACGTTCTCTGTAGAGATTGTACCTATATGCAAG GACAACATTGTGTGCCTACCTAAGAAGCTGGCTCAGTCCCTGGGAAGCATCAGCCGTCTCTGTATCTGTCTGCGCGTGGCGCAAACCATACAGCTGATTGACCCAAATACCCTACAGA TGGCAGAAATGAGTGGCGCAAACTTCTGGAGGACTCCATTTGTCAGCCTCTGTTCTCCTAAAGAGATGACTGAGTATATGGTGATGCAGGTGGACCCCGTGCCAGAGAAAGAGAAACCCCACAGAGCCCATGCATCTACCAAG CATGTGTTAGCAGATCTGTGGGTGGCCAGAATGAGTGACCTGGGGTCAAATGACCAGCAGTACTACTGTCGCACGCATTTAGGCCACCTATTGAACGCTGGGGACATTGTACTAgg ATTTGACCTCATTAACTCCAACTTGAATCATCCTCAACTGGAGCAGATGAGAGCAGACAAACTCCCCGATGTG ATCATTGTTAAGAAGGTGTTTGATCGGTCTCAAAGGATCAAGCGAAGAAAGTGGAAATTGAAACACCTGGACAGTAACCTTCAGATGGAGACAGCAAGCACAGAaag AGACTACACTGATTTTCTGGAAGATCTGGAAGAGGATCCTGCCTTCAGACAGCATGTCAACATTTATAAAG ATGAACTAAAGATTGCTGTGGATACCGATGACACTGATGATGAAGGGGCTCCTCAAATTAGCCTACAGGAGATGTTAGATGATCTTCATATTGGCGGAGATGCCACGGGCGAGGCTGGGGCAGAAATGACAGAGTAG